The uncultured Bacteroides sp. genome includes the window GGGCATAACCACAACGCATATCGTGAAAATGAGGTAAGTAGTAGAAATTCTTCAAACCGGAAACTGTCAGCATAAAACCTCCAATTTCTCTACCAAGAGGAGCAACTCCTGATAGCTTAGATTCTTCTTGGATACTTCAACGCGATTCTCCAAAGAAATGACCACGTTTTCTATGGCAGACTTGCTAATGATTGCCTGAGACGGTGAATCTTCTTTTGGCACTGCCTCTTCCGATGACTGCTCTACCGGCATACCTACAATCTCCACCGGAACGATGGATTTCTTGCGTTTAGAGAACCAGTTGTAAAAGGCTTCATAAGAGACACCCTGCAGCATGCAAAACGATTCTATCGATAAATTCTTAGGCTGGCCCTCCAATTTGTAGAGGAACCAGAGCTTTTCTAAATCTTCACTACTATACATAATCTCATTTTTTTGATGACTATGCAAAGGTAACGAGACTAGTGACTAATGACAAGACGTGGAAATTGGACGCTTACGGGTATACTAGTAAGTTTTTTTTAGTAATTTTTTATTTGTTACTTTTATTGACATTGTTACTATTACTTTCATTTTGTTGTTTTAATCTAACATTTTTTATTTGATCCCACCAACAATTTAGTCCTATCCATAGTACAAAATCAGTAACTATTAAGATAGTATTATTTACATAAGGAGTTAGTAAAATATTAGAGACACTAAAAATCAAAGAAACAGCCAAAATTGTAATCATAGCCTGACGTGGTGTAAAACCCATAGCCAGGAATTTATGATGGATATGATTTTGATCCGGAAGAAAAAGGCCTTTTCCATTGCGGGCACGCCATAAAATAACACGAATAACATCGAATGCTGGAACAATAAGCGTACTAAAAGCTATAACAATAGCTCCGGGTGTGTATTGGCAATAACGGATAGCTAGAAAAGAGAGTATATAGCCCAAAGTGAGGCTACCGGTATCTCCCATAAATATTTTACGCCCCCGCAGAGCGTCACCAAAGACATTGAAGTAAAAAAAAAGATCAATACTCCGAACGTGGCAAAAGCAATCATGCTATAAATAAATAATTCTTCTTTAAGAAACAAGAAACCAAATATAACAAGAGCCACGCTGCTAAGTCCTGAAGCCAAACCGTCTATGCCATCTATAAGATTTATAGCATTGGTGATAAAAACCACAATAAAGATGGTGATAGGAACACCAATCCACATAGGCAAAACGCCTATGCCAAACAATCCGTACAGATTATTAATCCATAATCCTGAAATAGGAAAGAAAGAAGCACTGAGTATTTGCACTACAAATTTTTTACGATAACGAACGCCTATAAGGTCGTCGGCTATGCCGATAATATATAGCAGAGTGAGGCCACAAATCAGTAAAAGTAATTCGGGCAAAATTTGACAGGCAATAAGTGGTTGCACTCCAAAACCAGCAAGATAACGAAAGGCAAAAATACCACATACAGCAAACATGATTGTTGGAAAGAAAGAAACTCCACCCAAACGAGGTACTACAGATGTGTGTATCTTTCGGGGACTAGGTATATCAAAAAGTTTTTTCTTTATTGAAATAAGTAATATGCGTGGAATAATGATCCAGGCAATAATCACTGCAATTAAGAAAGTTAAGGCTACGAAGAAATAGTTCATATTAAGTTTATTCAATCATTCATTTCATCTCGATCTTGGGGGAGGTGTTAAGCTTGTCTGTTTGTTATAATGCCTATTTAAGTTGAATACTGCATTCGGTTCCAAATTAATTTTCTTTTTCTTTCTTCACAAAACTAGCCGGAATACTAACCAGCGCACATCCGAATATATCTATCCGCACCAAGATGTGATACTTGCCTTCGTAGCGCACGAGTTCGCCCTGAAGGCCTTTGAGATCTCCTTTGGCTACCACTACGGGAGTACCTGCGGGGATGCGCTCGCCGGTAACGATGACTTCCTTGCGGGAATAATCGAGCATGTAACGGAAGTCGGCCATCTGTTTGGGGGGAACGGAAGTGGGGGCGGAACGGGAGCGGTCGCGAAGGAAGTCGAACACATTCATCGTGTTTCGCACGGTTTGCATCTCTTCGCGGGATATATGCACAAAAACCATGCGGGGAAGTACAAGGTGTTCTTTTTCTGCCGTTTTACCTTTTTTCTCTATAATTTTAGACTGAATAGGTAGAAAATTCTCTATATTTAAGAGGGACAGATATTCGCGAACTTTATACTCTGCATGGGTACGGGTTAAGACTACGTACCACTTTTTGTCTTCGGATATCTTGGTATCCGGAAGCGAATAGTTAAGATTATTATCTAATTTATCGGACAGCAAATTGTTGTTAAAATTAAGCCGTTTATTTATAATTACCTCATTTACAGATAATTAAAAACGGGTTGTTTAGCATTTAGAGAAAGAAAGTGTTATTCGTATCGATGAGGATATTGGCCTGATACGTAAACTTTTTTTGCTTAGTGTTTTTTATAATGCTTCGACAAAAGAAAAAGAAGATTTCTCTTCTTCCAACTGTTCCGGCACTCATTCCGCTACGTGTGGAGTACTGGAATTTGTATGACGTTGCAAAGATTGAAAAAATTTATATATTGAGCAAATAAAAATGATTTTTTTTATTGAATTGCACTCAAATTATGCTTAAACAAGCTCTAAACACTTATTTCTTTCTCTTATATATGTTTATGTTCTAATAGAATGTGTGTGTAATTATATATAGGTAGGTGGACCTACCACCTATTAGTTACACACACGCAAACTTAAGAGAAAAGAAGATATATACAGTAAATAGTAGCCGAATAACTTAAAAAATATTAATTTTGCCGGAATATTTATTAATTAAAATCATTATTTAATGGAAAAAAAACGGATTTCGACAGGGTAGTTACTTTGAAAACGAAGAGTTTATCATTGTACTAAAAAAGGAGGTTAATGGCGTGGATAATATGCTTAAAGCATTGCGTTTATTGACCAAAAGAATACTGATTATCAACGATAGAGAAGAGTTGTTGGTAGAACTGGTACGTATGTATGATGTAAATAAATCGTTGAATGAAAATGTAAATTTTAGGGATTTTGTAGAGAGATTACATTTACTGTTTGACTTTAGAAACAAGAGGGCTCCGGAGCGATCTATAGACACGCAAAGTATTGAAACACAGATGCGTAGACTACGACACGAGATGAACGAAGAAGAGGAAGACTGAGAATAGTTAAAATCGGCGTTTTTATACACAAAACGCCGATTTTCGTATTTCAATACTTTCTTTCATATTTGCAGCGTTGATAAGTATAACTTTAAAAATTAATGATCATGAAAGACATTTTTGTAACTACCTACCGGGGATTCAGTAACGTAAACGGGCAAATAGGGCTCACCGACTGCATAAACGACATTCGCACGGGAAAATACATGATTTCGGTAGAGAAAATTGCGTTGTTGGTGGCACAGGGAAAGACGGAGGAGGCAAACAACGTGAAGAAGCAACTGCCGTTGCTTACCGTAACGGCAAACTACCGGGAGAGGCGGTTGGCGGAGAGCATATCGCGATACAACGATGTGCAGACGATAGACATTGACGACCTGACGAAGGAGCAGGTGACGGAACTGAGGCCTGTGTTGGAGGCTGATGCGAACATGCTGGCGTTCTTCCTTACGCCGAAAAGACACGGGTACAAGCTGATTGTGTATCTGCAAACGTCTTTGGCGGTGCAGTTGAGACGGGCAACGCTGGGTGTGGAGGAGATTGCATACGAGGCGTTGGAGCATTACCACGGACAGATGTATGAGCTGAGCCGGGCGTATTACGAGAAGTTGCTGGGGGTAAAGGTGGATACGAGCGGCAGGGATATCGGACGGGGGATGTTTACGTCGTTCGACGAGCAGGCTTACTTGAACGAGGAGTTGTTGCAACGAATGGTGGTGCCGGAGATTCGCATATTGCCTCCCCTGCCGAAGGTGAAGAAGGTAGCGGGCCGAATGTGGGAATCGGAAGTAACGGGCAACGTGGATGTGAACATCGGGGATGTGGAACCGTGGGAGAAGATGGAGTATCAGAAGGCGGTGAATGCTGCCCGGAGGCTGTTGCGCTTTGAGGAGGGAAATCGTGATACCTTTTTGTTTACGCTGGGTAGTAAGTGTTACAAACGCGGGATAAGGAAGGAATCGGTGTTGCTGCTGGTGAAGCGTGATTACTCGATGCCGGGACTGGATGTGGAGACACCGGTGCACAATGCGTATAAATATACGGATAAAACAGATGCGAAGGAGCAGGAAAAGAGTAAGGACAAGAGGCCGATAGTGGAACAGGTGATCGATTTTCTGGA containing:
- a CDS encoding UpxY family transcription antiterminator, producing the protein MLSDKLDNNLNYSLPDTKISEDKKWYVVLTRTHAEYKVREYLSLLNIENFLPIQSKIIEKKGKTAEKEHLVLPRMVFVHISREEMQTVRNTMNVFDFLRDRSRSAPTSVPPKQMADFRYMLDYSRKEVIVTGERIPAGTPVVVAKGDLKGLQGELVRYEGKYHILVRIDIFGCALVSIPASFVKKEKEN